One segment of Pantoea sp. Lij88 DNA contains the following:
- the lrhA gene encoding transcriptional regulator LrhA, with protein MTNANRPILNLDLDLLRTFVAVADLNTFAAAAAAVCRTQSAVSQQMQRLEQLVGKELFARHGRNKLLTEHGIQLLGYARKILRFNDEACTSLMYSNIQGVLTIGASDDTSDTILPFLLNRVTSVYPKLAIDVRVKRNPFMMEMLNQGEVDLVVTTSSPGNFTYQVLRTSPTLWYCAADYIFQRGEAIPLVLLDEPSPYRDMAIDHLNEAGIPWRISYVASTLAAVRAAVKAGLGVTARPVEMMSPELRVMGAAEGLPVLPDTQYLLCRNPDSDNELALAIFNAMQSTNDPYNLSNNPDGTLLLDDEE; from the coding sequence ATGACTAATGCAAATCGTCCGATACTGAATCTCGACCTCGATCTGCTGAGAACCTTCGTTGCCGTTGCGGATTTGAATACCTTTGCGGCAGCCGCTGCAGCGGTCTGCAGAACCCAGTCAGCAGTCAGTCAGCAGATGCAGCGTCTGGAGCAATTGGTAGGTAAAGAGCTGTTTGCCAGACATGGACGTAATAAGCTTCTGACAGAGCACGGTATCCAGCTTTTAGGCTATGCGAGAAAAATTCTTCGTTTTAACGACGAAGCCTGCACGTCTCTGATGTACAGCAACATTCAGGGCGTTCTGACCATTGGTGCCTCTGATGACACCTCTGACACTATTCTGCCGTTCCTGCTAAACCGCGTGACCTCGGTTTATCCGAAACTGGCAATCGATGTGCGGGTTAAACGTAATCCATTTATGATGGAAATGCTCAATCAGGGTGAAGTGGACCTGGTTGTGACGACGTCCAGCCCGGGTAACTTTACCTATCAGGTTCTGCGTACTTCACCTACCTTGTGGTACTGCGCAGCGGACTACATCTTCCAGCGCGGCGAAGCCATTCCATTGGTACTGCTGGATGAGCCAAGTCCTTATCGTGATATGGCCATTGATCATCTTAATGAAGCCGGTATTCCGTGGCGTATTTCTTACGTCGCGTCAACGCTGGCTGCAGTGCGAGCTGCGGTGAAAGCCGGTCTGGGTGTGACTGCACGTCCGGTTGAGATGATGAGTCCGGAACTGCGTGTTATGGGTGCAGCTGAAGGCCTGCCGGTTCTGCCAGATACGCAGTATCTGCTGTGCCGTAATCCTGACAGCGATAATGAACTGGCACTGGCTATCTTCAATGCCATGCAGTCCACCAATGATCCGTATAACCTGAGCAACAATCCAGACGGTACATTGCTGCTGGATGACGAAGAGTAG
- a CDS encoding pyridoxal phosphate-dependent aminotransferase produces the protein MTFQIDKSGKLDNVCYDIRGPVLKEAKRLEEEGNKVLKLNIGNPAPFGFEAPDEILVDVIRNLPSSQGYCDSKGLYSARKAIMQHYQARDMRDVTVEDIYIGNGVSELIVQAMQALLNSGDEMLVPAPDYPLWTAAVSLSSGKAVHYLCDESAGWFPDLDDIRSKITPRTRGIVIINPNNPTGAVYSKELLLEVVEIARQHNLIIFADEIYDKILYDDAQHHCIAALAPDLLTVTFNGLSKTYRVAGFRQGWMVLNGPKKHAKGYIEGLEMLASMRLCANVPAQHAIQTALGGYQSISEFIMPGGRLYEQRQRAWELINDIPGVSCMKPQGALYMFPKIDAKKFNIFDDQKMVLDFLLQEKVLLVQGSAFNWPWPDHLRIVTLPRVDDLEMAINKFGRFLQGYRQ, from the coding sequence ATGACTTTTCAAATTGATAAATCCGGAAAACTCGATAACGTCTGCTATGACATCCGTGGCCCGGTATTGAAAGAGGCTAAACGCCTCGAAGAAGAAGGTAATAAAGTTCTGAAGCTGAACATCGGCAACCCGGCGCCGTTTGGTTTCGAAGCACCGGATGAGATCCTGGTCGATGTTATTCGTAACCTTCCCAGCTCGCAGGGCTATTGCGACTCCAAGGGTCTCTATTCCGCCCGTAAAGCGATCATGCAGCACTACCAGGCACGCGACATGCGCGATGTCACGGTAGAAGATATCTACATCGGCAACGGTGTGTCAGAGCTTATCGTGCAGGCGATGCAGGCCTTACTGAACAGCGGCGACGAAATGCTGGTGCCGGCTCCCGACTATCCGTTATGGACGGCTGCGGTTTCCCTCTCCAGCGGTAAAGCGGTGCACTATCTTTGTGACGAGTCAGCTGGCTGGTTCCCTGACCTGGATGATATTCGCAGCAAGATAACGCCCCGCACCCGCGGCATCGTCATTATCAACCCGAATAACCCTACCGGTGCCGTCTACAGCAAAGAACTGCTGTTAGAGGTGGTTGAAATTGCGCGTCAGCATAACCTGATCATTTTCGCCGACGAGATCTACGACAAGATCCTCTACGATGACGCACAACACCACTGCATCGCGGCGCTGGCACCCGATCTGCTGACCGTGACGTTCAATGGCCTCTCCAAAACCTATCGCGTGGCTGGTTTCCGTCAGGGCTGGATGGTACTGAACGGGCCGAAGAAACATGCGAAAGGCTACATCGAAGGGCTGGAAATGCTCGCCTCGATGCGACTGTGTGCCAACGTACCGGCGCAGCATGCGATTCAGACGGCACTGGGCGGTTATCAGAGCATCAGCGAATTTATCATGCCTGGCGGTCGTCTCTATGAACAGCGCCAGCGCGCCTGGGAGTTGATTAACGATATTCCTGGCGTCAGCTGTATGAAGCCGCAGGGCGCGCTCTATATGTTCCCGAAAATCGATGCCAAAAAATTCAACATCTTTGACGATCAGAAGATGGTGCTGGATTTTCTGTTACAGGAGAAAGTGTTGCTGGTTCAGGGCAGTGCTTTTAACTGGCCGTGGCCCGATCACCTGCGCATCGTTACGCTGCCTCGCGTCGATGATCTGGAGATGGCGATTAATAAATTTGGTCGTTTCCTGCAAGGCTATCGTCAGTAA